Proteins found in one Ptychodera flava strain L36383 chromosome 16, AS_Pfla_20210202, whole genome shotgun sequence genomic segment:
- the LOC139152725 gene encoding zinc finger protein 782-like: MNHPGHKFNANTAVTDMSEATAEATETPCSDTGGASSPDTDKSCHRKAAIENAELHMQKKEAKTLKRKKKEKAAKKSYNCEECGIAFTLKKEYSVHVRIHKDAKKQSFQCLLCATQFVQRKELMDHEKSEHPGATPYVCEVCHNCFKSFYNLKSHIKNSHRTLTPFSCEKCNKVFKTSNGLNAHNKRRHLGIWNHQCDTCGKKFFSKYEYELHLVTHTNVRNFQCEVCGKAFRSKANLRGHTLSHSGKKPHLCNVCGKGFGRRQHLMEHMVVHTKKNDFLCDYCGKSFSNKTNLYVHRRQHTGVHPHVCTICWQGFHRQRGLAKHMEKIHSNLKTEPSASLNS, encoded by the coding sequence ATGAACCATCCAGGGCATAAATTCAATGCAAATACTGCCGTCACTGACATGTCAGAAGCAACAGCAGAAGCAACAGAAACTCCATGCTCTGACACTGGGGGCGCTAGCAGCCCTGATACTGATAAATCTTGCCATCGAAAAGCTGCCATCGAAAATGCAGAATTACATATGCAGAAAAAGGAAGCAAAGACATTGAAACGTAAGAAAAAAgagaaagctgcaaagaaatcttacaattgtGAGGAGTGTGGTATTGCTTTCACATTAAAGAAAGAATACTCTGTGCATGTGAGAATACATAAAGATGCCAAGAAACAAAGCTTCCAGTGTCTCCTTTGTGCAACACAGTTTGTTCAAAGGAAAGAACTGATGGATCATGAGAAGTCTGAGCACCCTGGAGCAACACCCTATGTCTGTGAAGTGTGCCACAATTGTTTTAAGAGTTTTTATAACCTGAAAAGCCACATCAAGAACAGTCATAGGACATTAACTCCCTTCAGTTGTGAGAAATgtaacaaagtcttcaaaacaaGCAATGGCTTAAATGCACATAACAAGCGACGGCATCTGGGCATTTGGAATCACCAGTGTGACACTTGCGGCAAAAAATTCTTTAGTAAATATGAATATGAGCTACATTTAGTAACACACACCAATGTGAGGAATTTCCAATGTGAGGTATGTGGCAAGGCCTTCAGGTCAAAAGCAAATCTTCGGGGGCACACGCTCTCTCACTCAGGAAAGAAACCACATCTGTGCAATGTCTGTGGAAAGGGTTTTGGTCGCAGGCAGCATCTGATGGAGCATATGGTGGTCCACACAAAGAAGAATGATTTCTTATGCGATTACTGTGGGAAAAGTTTCAGTAATAAGACAAATCTTTATGTACACAGAAGGCAACACACAGGTGTACATCCTCATGTCTGTACCATATGTTGGCAAGGGTTTCACCGCCAACGGGGGCTTGCAAAACATATGGAGAAAAtacattcaaatttaaaaactgaACCAAGTGCATctttaaattcataa
- the LOC139152713 gene encoding zinc finger protein 626-like, with amino-acid sequence MEQSSNQRFIQSSQYAAMNDLLFQQFGFQVLANNIREEDTDTHPILVQCVLRESDVEIWGGFRVRAFIVKLDFLKTHGQAQMCLAILLKNKFTPDVKRLGAPFQLKAYHLHWIQNVLDKDVDGMPVRNSKEIPFIAMYDAAKLSEAETLTNNLPWKGSEVTTLLETEGEANAVEEMETPGDQSTVREKSHDLSPTDTSQVCQEVSINTVDMNKQLELEKCPTDLKDGNKRERVKGQNEEAPGNVSHEDGDVGQTTAESENCESSEDLDNIPNTGDDKRLSVELSTKDGNLEMNHPGHKFNANAAVTDMSEATAEATETPCSDTGGASSPDTDKSCHRKAAIENAELHMQKKEAKTLKRKKKEKAAKKSYNCEECGIAFTFKKEYSVHVRIHKDAKKQSFQCLLCATQFVQRKELMDHEKSEHPEARPYVCEVCHNCFKSFYNLKGHIKKSHRTTPFSCEECNKVFKTSSALNIHNKLQHLGIWNHQCDTCGKKFFGKYGYELHLVTHTNVRNFQCEVCGKAYRSKANLRGHTLSHSGKKPHLCNVCGKGFGRRQHLMEHMVVHTKKNDFLCDYCGKSFSNKTNLYVHRRQHTGVHPHVCTICWQGFHRQRGLAKHMEKIHSNLKAEPVAPLNS; translated from the coding sequence ATGGAGCAATCATCAAATCAAAGATTTATTCAATCAAGTCAATATGCTGCTATGAATGACTTGTTATTCCAACAATTTGGTTTCCAAGTACTCGCAAACAACATCCGTGAGGAAGATACAGACACTCATCCCATCCTGGTCCAGTGTGTTCTGAGAGAATCAGATGTAGAAATCTGGGGAGGATTTCGTGTCCGTGCATTCATTGTCAAACTGGACTTTCTAAAGACTCACGGTCAAGCTCAGATGTGTTTAGCCATCCTGTTGAAAAATAAGTTTACTCCTGATGTGAAAAGACTGGGAGCACCTTTTCAACTTAAAGCTTATCATTTACATTGGATTCAGAATGTGTTGGATAAAGATGTGGATGGTATGCCGGTCAGAAATTCAAAGGAAATTCCATTTATTGCCATGTATGATGCTGCCAAATTGTCTGAGGCAGAAACATTGACAAATAATTTACCATGGAAAGGATCAGAAGTCACCACACTACTGGAAACTGAAGGAGAAGCTAATGCTGTAGAAGAAATGGAAACTCCCGGTGACCAATCAACTGTGAGAGAGAAGTCCCATGACCTTTCACCCACAGATACCAGCCAGGTATGTCAGGAGGTGTCAATTAACACAGTTGATATGAATAAGCAGTTGGAACTTGAAAAATGTCCAACTGATTTGAAGGACGGAAATAAAAGGGAGAGAGTTAAGGGACAGAATGAAGAGGCACCTGGAAATGTTAGCCATGAGGATGGAGATGTAGGACAAACAACAGCTGAATCTGAAAATTGTGAAAGTTCTGAAGATTTGGACAACATTCCAAACACAGGCGATGACAAAAGATTAAGTGTAGAGCTGTCTACGAAAGATGGCAATCTGGAAATGAACCATCCAGGGCATAAATTCAATGCAAATGCTGCCGTCACTGACATGTCAGAAGCAACAGCAGAAGCAACAGAAACTCCATGCTCTGACACTGGGGGCGCTAGCAGCCCTGATACTGATAAATCTTGCCATCGAAAAGCTGCCATCGAAAATGCAGAATTACATATGCAGAAAAAAGAAGCAAAGACATTGAAACGTAAGAAAAAAgagaaagctgcaaagaaatcttacaattgtGAGGAGTGTGGTATTGCTTTCACATTTAAGAAAGAATACTCTGTGCATGTGAGAATACATAAAGATGCCAAGAAACAAAGCTTCCAGTGTCTCCTTTGTGCAACACAGTTTGTTCAAAGGAAAGAACTGATGGATCACGAGAAGTCTGAGCACCCTGAAGCAAGGCCCTATGTCTGTGAAGTGTGCCACAATTGTTTTAAGAGTTTTTATAACCTGAAAGGCCACATCAAGAAGAGTCATAGGACAACTCCCTTCAGTTGTGAGGAATgtaacaaagtcttcaaaacaaGCAGTGCCTTAAACATACACAACAAGCTACAGCATCTGGGCATTTGGAATCACCAGTGTGACACTTGCGGCAAAAAATTCTTTGGTAAATATGGATATGAGCTACATTTAGTAACACACACCAATGTGAGGAATTTCCAATGTGAGGTATGTGGCAAGGCCTACAGGTCAAAAGCAAATCTTCGGGGGCACACGCTCTCTCACTCAGGAAAGAAACCACATCTGTGCAATGTCTGTGGAAAGGGTTTTGGTCGCAGGCAGCATCTGATGGAGCATATGGTGGTCCACACAAAAAAGAATGATTTCTTATGCGATTACTGTGGGAAAAGTTTCAGTAATAAGACAAATCTTTATGTACACAGAAGGCAACACACAGGTGTACATCCTCATGTCTGTACCATATGTTGGCAAGGGTTTCACCGCCAACGGGGGCTTGCAAAACATATGGAGAAAATACATTCCAATTTAAAAGCTGAACCAGTTGCACctttaaattcatga